Proteins co-encoded in one Saccharomyces mikatae IFO 1815 strain IFO1815 genome assembly, chromosome: 14 genomic window:
- the SMKI14G3060 gene encoding uncharacterized protein (similar to Saccharomyces cerevisiae YNL011C; ancestral locus Anc_1.394), producing MNVVVCSGGTATNSLTPCFSNISILKGHELTYILPISDNGGSTSEILRIVGGPAIGDIRSRIVRLLQDEQLVKLFGHRLPDDKLQAKKEWNEIVEGSHPIWKSISVEVKEMCRSFIIHMQAELLKKIKHSNPFQFESASIGNFFLTGARLFLGSLDASIELMMRIGRCSPLVHVIPCINTNHTHHISALLTNGEMITGQSQISHPSKSVPKANGIVHSAKFIHLLGAYDDHLKILLDDEEEEEAEEEYANPIYILPELKNSQLHFDKLDGSQNLPAPVNRILYINPYGEEIKPVGNPRAISKVKRADMVVYSIGSLMTSLLPILILGNLAEVILESGNTKKVLLINNKYDREIFGLDGLHYVQMIIDSMSRAISGYRQSKGVYSKNGDFEWQDFITDIIYLKSGEVKIDEAIFEKHNIRCHQIASSDKMESEELEKVLNEIGLKS from the coding sequence ATGAACGTTGTTGTATGCTCTGGTGGAACTGCCACTAATTCACTAACTCCTTGCTTTTCGAATATTTCTATCTTAAAAGGGCATGAGCTGACGTATATATTACCTATATCTGATAATGGTGGGTCCACAAGTGAGATTCTACGAATAGTTGGTGGTCCAGCAATTGGTGACATTAGATCTAGGATAGTTAGACTTCTTCAGGATGAACAGCTTGTCAAGTTATTCGGTCATAGGCTACCTGATGACAAGCTACAAgcgaaaaaagaatggaatGAAATAGTAGAAGGATCGCACCCCATATGGAAAAGTATCTCGGTAGAAGTTAAAGAAATGTGCCGCTCTTTTATCATCCATATGCAGGCAGAACTATTAAAAAAGATCAAGCACTCAAATCCATTCCAGTTCGAAAGTGCATCcattggaaattttttcttgactGGCGCAAGATTGTTTTTGGGTTCGCTTGATGCATCTATTGAACTCATGATGAGGATTGGAAGGTGTAGTCCTCTAGTTCACGTTATTCCATGTATAAACACAAACCACACACATCATATTTCGGCTTTGTTGACGAATGGTGAGATGATAACTGGTCAATCACAAATATCGCATCCTTCAAAATCTGTCCCAAAAGCCAATGGCATAGTACATTCAGCTAAATTCATTCATTTACTTGGAGCTTACGACGATCATTTAAAGATTTTGCTggatgacgaagaagaagaagaggctGAAGAGGAGTATGCTAATCCTATTTATATTCTTCCAGAACTCAAGAACTCACAGTTACATTTCGACAAGCTTGATGGATCTCAGAATCTACCTGCACCAGTAAATAGGATACTATATATAAACCCATACGGTGAAGAAATCAAGCCAGTGGGAAATCCAAGAGCAATTTCCAAAGTAAAAAGGGCTGATATGGTTGTTTATTCTATCGGTTCTTTAATGACAAGTCTATTGCCAATTCTTATTCTTGGCAATCTTGCAGAAGTTATTTTGGAATCAGGTAATACAAAGAAGGTTTTACTtataaataataagtaCGACAGAGAGATATTCGGTTTAGACGGTTTACACTACGTTCAAATGATCATAGATTCTATGAGTAGGGCAATATCAGGCTATAGACAATCTAAGGGTgtttattcaaagaatggTGACTTCGAATGGCAGGATTTTATTACagatattatttatttgaaGAGCGGCGAAGTTAAAATCGATGAAGCAATATTCGAAAAGCACAATATTAGGTGCCACCAGATCGCTTCTTCTGATAAGATGGAAAGTGAAGAACTTGAGAAGGTTTTGAATGAAATTGGTCTTAAGAGCTGA
- the LST8 gene encoding TOR complex subunit LST8 (similar to Saccharomyces cerevisiae LST8 (YNL006W); ancestral locus Anc_1.399), with the protein MSVILVSAGYDHTIRFWEALTGVCSRTIQHSDSQVNRLEITNDKKLLATAGHQNVRLYDIRTTNPNPVASFEGHRGNVTSVSFQQDNRWMVTSSEDGTIKVWDVRSPSIPRNYKHNAPVNEVVIHPNQGELISCDRDGNIRIWDLGENQCTHQLTPEDDTSLQSLSMASDGSMLAAANTKGNCYVWEMPNHTDASHLKPVTKFRAHSTYITRILLSSDVKHLATCSADHTARVWSIDDDFKLETTLDGHQRWVWDCAFSADSAYLVTASSDHYVRLWDLSTREIVRQYGGHHKGAVCVALNDV; encoded by the coding sequence ATGTCTGTTATCCTAGTATCTGCCGGCTACGACCACACCATAAGGTTTTGGGAAGCCCTTACTGGGGTTTGTTCAAGGACAATTCAGCATTCCGACTCACAGGTCAACCGGTTAGAAATTACCAACGATAAAAAGCTGTTAGCTACAGCAGGGCACCAGAACGTACGGCTTTATGATATTCGGACGACGAATCCAAATCCCGTGGCTTCCTTTGAAGGTCATCGAGGAAACGTTACCTCCGTTTCTTTCCAACAGGACAATAGATGGATGGTAACATCTAGTGAAGATGGGACCATAAAGGTATGGGATGTACGTTCCCCATCTATTCCTAGAAATTATAAACATAACGCACCTGTAAATGAAGTGGTAATACACCCTAACCAAGGTGAGTTAATATCTTGTGATCGAGATGGTAATATTAGGATTTGGGACTTGGGGGAGAACCAGTGTACGCACCAGTTGACTCCTGAGGACGATACCTCTCTCCAGTCCTTGTCTATGGCAAGCGATGGTTCGATGCTGGCCGCCGCGAACACTAAAGGCAATTGCTACGTATGGGAAATGCCTAATCATACTGATGCGTCTCACCTCAAGCCAGTAACTAAATTCAGAGCGCATTCTACCTATATAACTAGAATACTATTATCATCCGATGTAAAACATTTGGCGACATGTTCAGCTGACCATACAGCCCGTGTTTGGTcaattgatgatgattttaaGCTAGAAACGACATTGGATGGTCACCAAAGATGGGTTTGGGATTGTGCGTTTAGTGCTGACAGTGCGTATTTGGTAACAGCATCGTCTGACCATTATGTTAGATTATGGGATTTATCAACGAGAGAAATTGTCAGACAATACGGAGGACACCATAAGGGAGCTGTGTGTGTAGCGCTAAACGATGTTTAG
- the ASI3 gene encoding putative ubiquitin-protein ligase ASI3 (similar to Saccharomyces cerevisiae ASI1 (YMR119W) and ASI3 (YNL008C); ancestral locus Anc_2.419) — translation MMPTNIIQQFKQLLHNKDVFGVFHSKTGNFSTMDNTTQELDGFTNLNTTIVSARAFDPFEAMFEEGDITTLKMIKTGIRIFFSYSVSKYAALCFSTAIMLNRLTVMSSLRSSSNSIRLPLWSKTMLHSVAITSLINVLLQLLGAVGFLQELYVRNMDSYALSVFLFTALSDCIESFISSTTNAHSLVCSDFSIWGLSLNLYIISKVPAGQQHIGDNVELLGAVSHRLVIHLVELLHIRAYRLCADVILNVGFFITCIVRTYLNGLDFVNICLIHNYFPSFFYISILLLASIGTFLKALFTGNLFQSLYSKYKNLTKWWKSNNYNGEEEFNKVALSLCLYLTSSDHEILKKSDNMKIADEISTLNNSYMVSGYLNQLQSTPEDLLSHKEITTVSQLPGFINTYLGFLKLLKTMAMEYSGLLKNIIWNENLRNNINHKPEVKKRSRRDFNRYVTEKNYKKFLYKPDVKELDSESDLKHRELLLPEEDTSKDYFPPNDIDDSISDEEFDDDSESQTIMEEEKELTHLSSNAVDLDDLKEIAWNVSMWSILNYEMDEHNKIGRPLTRAQYGKKNSDGVLVDTVMERLLHHKNSSYIYKRLDINDDEKSEFKFDFPLDGCDEIEDINLSCLTCRVNKRNIVTWPCRCLALCDECRISLGYKGFAACVSCDSEVKGYSKINIV, via the coding sequence ATGATGCCTACCAACATTATTCAGCAATTTAAGCAATTACTACATAACAAAGATGTATTTGGCGTTTTTCACAGCAAGACAGGAAATTTCAGTACCATGGATAACACAACTCAAGAACTGGATGGTTTTACAAATTTGAACACTACTATAGTTTCAGCCCGCGCTTTTGACCCATTTGAAGCAATGTTCGAGGAAGGTGACATTACTACCCTGAAAATGATTAAAACAGGGAtcagaatatttttttcgtaCTCGGTAAGTAAGTATGCTGCTCTATGTTTTAGTACCGCCATTATGTTGAATAGGCTAACTGTAATGTCCTCGTTGAGGTCAAGTTCTAACAGCATTCGTTTACCTCTTTGGTCAAAAACTATGCTTCATTCAGTGGCCATAACGTCACTGATTAACGTACTTTTACAACTTCTGGGTGCAGTCGGTTTCTTACAGGAGCTGTACGTGCGTAATATGGATTCGTATGCCCTAAGTGTTTTCTTATTCACAGCTTTATCTGATTGTATTGAAAgtttcatttcttcaaccaCAAATGCTCATTCTTTGGTGTGCTCTGATTTTTCTATATGGGGTCTCTCATTGAATCTTTATATCATATCCAAAGTGCCAGCAGGGCAACAACATATAGGCGACAACGTTGAACTTCTAGGAGCAGTTTCTCACAGGCTAGTAATCCATTTGGTAGAATTACTTCATATAAGAGCCTATAGATTATGTGCAGATGTTATATTGAATGTGGGTTTCTTCATAACATGCATAGTCAGAACTTATCTTAACGGGCTAGACTTTGTTAATATCTGTCTTATTCATAATTACTTCCctagttttttttatatttccATTTTATTGCTGGCTTCCATAGGCACTTTCTTGAAGGCCTTATTCACAGGTAATTTATTCCAATCTCTATACTCAAAATATAAGAATTTAACAAAGTGGTGGAAGTCAAACAACTACAATGGAGAAGAGGAATTCAATAAAGTAGCTCTTTCATTGTGCTTGTATTTAACATCAAGTGACCACGAAATACTTAAAAAATCAGATAACATGAAAATCGCTGATGAGATTTCCACTTTAAATAATAGCTACATGGTTAGTGGATATTTAAACCAGTTACAATCGACACCCGAGGACCTGCTATCTCATAAGGAAATTACTACCGTTTCTCAATTACCTGGTTTCATTAACACATATCTAGGTTTTCTAAAGTTATTAAAAACCATGGCGATGGAGTATTCGGGGCTATTAAAGAATATTATATGGAACGAAAATTTGAGGAATAACATAAATCATAAACCAGAAGTGAAAAAACGTAGTAGGAGAGACTTTAACAGATATGTAACGGAAAAGAACTATAAAAAGTTCTTATATAAGCCCGACGTCAAAGAACTTGATTCCGAAAGTGATCTCAAACACCGAGAGCTATTGCTTCCTGAAGAGGACACATCAAAAGATTACTTCCCTCCCAATGATATCGATGACAGTATTTCAGacgaagaatttgatgatgatagtgAAAGTCAAACAATTatggaggaagaaaaagagttAACCCATTTATCGAGTAACGCTGTCGATTTAGATGATTTAAAGGAAATTGCCTGGAACGTTTCCATGTGGTCCATTTTAAACTATGAAATGGATGAGCATAACAAGATAGGGAGACCTTTAACAAGAGCACAGTatggtaaaaaaaattcggATGGTGTACTAGTCGATACTGTTATGGAACGTCTTCTGCATCACAAAAATTCCAGCTATATATACAAACGTTTAGAtattaatgatgatgagaaatcGGAGTTCAAGTTCGATTTTCCGCTGGATGGTTGCGACGAAATAGAGGATATTAATCTTTCCTGCCTAACCTGCAGAgtcaacaaaagaaatatcgTAACTTGGCCGTGTAGATGCCTTGCATTGTGTGACGAATGCAGGATATCGCTTGGCTATAAAGGATTCGCTGCATGCGTCAGCTGTGATAGCGAGGTAAAGGGTTACAGTAAGATTAATATAGTTTAG
- the IDP3 gene encoding isocitrate dehydrogenase (NADP(+)) IDP3 (similar to Saccharomyces cerevisiae IDP2 (YLR174W) and IDP3 (YNL009W); ancestral locus Anc_1.396) has protein sequence MNKIKVVNPIVEIDGDEQTRVIWKLIKEKLILPYLNVDLKYYDLSIQERDRTNDQVTKDSAYATLKYGVAVKCATITPDEARMKEFNLKKMWKSPNGTIRNILDGTVFREPIIIPSIPRLVPHWEKPIIIGRHAFGDQYRATDIKINRAGKLRLQFNSEDGKENIDLKVYDFPDSGGIAMAMFNTNNSIEGFAKASFELALKRKLPLFFTTKNTILKNYDNQFKQIFDGLFNEKYREKFQALGIKYEHRLIDDMVAQMLKSKGGFIIAMKNYDGDVQSDIVAQGFGSLGLMTSILVTPDGKTFESEAAHGTVTRHFRQHQRGEETSTNSIASIFAWTRAIIQRGKLDNTSDVIKFGNTLEKATLDTVQIDEKMTKDLAMMLGKTSRESYVTTEEFIDEVSRRLMNAVVNERKKSLCRL, from the coding sequence atgaatAAGATCAAAGTTGTTAATCCAATCGTGGAAATTGACGGTGATGAGCAGACAAGAGTTATTTGGAAACTTATTAAGGAAAAGTTGATATTGCCATATTTAAATGTGGATTTAAAGTACTATGACCTTTCAATCCAAGAACGTGATAGGACAAATGATCAGGTTACAAAGGATTCAGCTTATGCCACTTTGAAATATGGTGTGGCTGTGAAGTGTGCTACCATAACACCCGATGAAGCAAGaatgaaagaatttaaCCTCAAGAAAATGTGGAAATCTCCGAATGGAACAATTAGAAACATCCTAGATGGAACTGTTTTCAGAGAACCTATCATTATTCCAAGCATACCTCGTCTAGTTCCACACTGGGAGAAACCAATAATTATAGGTCGTCATGCTTTCGGTGACCAATATAGGGCTACTGATATCAAGATCAATAGAGCAGGCAAATTAAGGTTACAATTTAACTCGGAAGATggtaaagaaaacattgatTTAAAGGTTTATGATTTTCCTGACAGCGGAGGCATCGCAATGGCAATGTTCAACACAAACAACTCTATTGAAGGATTTGCAAAGGCATCTTTCGAGTTAGCTCTGAAAAGGAAACTGCCGCTATTTTTTACCACCAAAAACACTATCTTAAAAAACTATGATAACCAATTcaaacaaatttttgatgGCTTGTTTAATGAGAAGTATAGGGAAAAGTTTCAAGCTTTAGGGATAAAATATGAACATAGGTTAATTGATGATATGGTAGCACAAAtgttgaaatcaaaagGTGGGTTTATTATTGCCATGAAGAATTATGATGGTGATGTTCAATCCGATATTGTGGCACAAGGATTTGGATCTCTTGGTTTAATGACGTCCATATTGGTTACACCGGATGGAAAAACGTTTGAAAGTGAGGCCGCCCACGGTACGGTGACCAGACATTTTAGACAACACCAAAGGGGTGAAGAGACATCGACAAATTCAATAGCTTCAATATTTGCCTGGACGAGGGCAATCATACAAAGAGGCAAATTAGACAATACAAGTGATGTTATAAAATTTGGAAACACACTAGAGAAGGCAACTTTGGACACAGTGCAAATAGATGAGAAAATGACCAAAGATTTAGCAATGATGCTTGGAAAGACTAGCAGGGAATCATACGTAACTACAGAGGaatttattgatgaagtttCTAGGAGGCTCATGAACGCGGTCGtgaatgaaagaaaaaaaagcttatGCAGGCTATGA
- the PYP1 gene encoding putative phosphoric monoester hydrolase (similar to Saccharomyces cerevisiae YNL010W; ancestral locus Anc_1.395) produces the protein MVKAVIFTDFDGTVTLEDSNDYLTDTLGFGKEKRLKVFEGVLDDTKSFRQGFTEMLESIHTPFPECIKILEKKIRLDPGFKDTFEWAQENDVPVVVVSSGMKPIIKVLLTRLVGQESIHKIDIVSNEVEIDAHDQWKIIYKDESPFGHDKSRTIDAYKKKFESTLKSGEERPVYFYCGDGVSDLSAAKECDLLFAKRGKDLVTYCKRQNVPFHEFDTFKDILANMKQVLTGEKTVTELMEN, from the coding sequence atggtCAAAGCTGTTATTTTTACCGATTTCGACGGTACTGTTACTTTGGAAGATTCTAATGATTATTTAACTGATACTTTGGGTTTCGgtaaagagaaaagattaaaGGTCTTCGAGGGTGTCTTGGATGATACCAAATCCTTCAGACAAGGCTTTACGGAAATGTTGGAATCCATCCACACTCCTTTTCCTGAGTGTATCAAGATCttagagaagaaaattcgCTTGGATCCTGGATTTAAAGACACTTTTGAATGGgctcaagaaaatgatgtTCCAGTCGTCGTTGTTTCCAGCGGAATGAAGCCAATTATCAAGGTTTTATTAACTAGACTAGTTGGACAAGAGTCTATTCATaaaattgatattgtttCCAATGAAGTCGAAATCGATGCGCATGACCAATGGAAAATCATCTATAAGGATGAAAGCCCTTTCGGGCATGACAAATCTAGAACAATTGATGcttataaaaagaaatttgaatCTACATTGAAGTCAGGTGAAGAAAGACCTGTTTACTTTTACTGTGGTGACGGTGTTTCTGATCTTAGTGCTGCAAAGGAATGTGACTTGCTATTTGCTAAGAGAGGTAAAGACTTGGTTACTTATTGTAAGAGACAAAACGTACCATTCCATGAATTTGACACTTTCAAAGACATCTTGGCCAATATGAAGCAAGTTCTTACTGGTGAGAAGACAGTGACTGAATTAATGGAAAATTAG
- the SIS1 gene encoding type II HSP40 co-chaperone SIS1 (similar to Saccharomyces cerevisiae SIS1 (YNL007C); ancestral locus Anc_1.398): MVKETKLYDLLGVSPTANEQELKKGYRKAALKYHPDKPTGDTEKFKEISEAFEILNDSQKREIYDQYGLEAARSGGPSFGAGGPGGAGGAGGFPGGAGGFSGGHAFSNEDAFNIFSQFFGGSSPFGGADDSGFSFSSYPSGGGASMGGMPGGMGGMPGGMGGMPGGMGGMHGGMGGMPGGFRSASSSPTYPEEETVQVNLPVSLEDLFVGKKKSFKIGRKGPHGASEKTQIDIQLKPGWKAGTKITYKNQGDYNPQTGRRKTLQFVIQEKSHPNFKRDGDDLIYTLPLSFKESLLGFSKTIQTIDGRTLPLSRVQPVQPSQTSTYPGQGMPTPKNPSQRGNLIVKYKVDYPISLNDAQKRAIDENF; encoded by the coding sequence ATGGTTAAAGAGACAAAACTTTATGATTTACTCGGAGTATCTCCAACTGCTAATGAGCAAGAACTAAAAAAAGGTTATAGAAAGGCTGCCTTGAAATACCATCCAGATAAACCAACAGGTGACACTGAAAAGTTTAAAGAGATATCAGAGGCCTTCGAAATTCTAAATGATTctcaaaaaagagaaatatatGATCAATATGGTCTCGAAGCTGCTAGGTCTGGTGGTCCAAGCTTTGGTGCTGGTGGTCCAGGCGGTGCTGGTGGAGCTGGTGGCTTCCCTGGTGGAGCTGGTGGCTTCTCCGGTGGTCACGCCTTTAGCAATGAAGATGCTTTCAATATCTTTTCACAATTCTTTGGTGGCAGCTCTCCCTTCGGTGGTGCTGATGACAGCGGGTTTAGTTTCTCTAGTTACCCATCTGGTGGAGGTGCTAGTATGGGAGGTATGCCCGGTGGTATGGGAGGTATGCCTGGTGGTATGGGAGGAATGCCTGGCGGAATGGGAGGAATGCATGGTGGTATGGGAGGAATGCCTGGGGGTTTCAGATCCGCATCGAGCTCCCCTACGTATCCGGAGGAAGAAACAGTTCAAGTGAATTTACCAGTTAGTTTGGAGGATTTATTCGttggtaaaaaaaaatcgtttaaaattggaagaaagGGTCCCCATGGGGCTTCTGAAAAGACGCAAATTGATATTCAATTAAAACCGGGTTGGAAAGCAGGTACTAAAATAACATACAAGAATCAAGGTGATTACAATCCCCAAACGGGCCGTAGAAAAACGTTACAGTTTGTCATTCAAGAGAAAAGCCATCCAAACTTTAAGAGGGACGGTGATGATCTTATTTATACTCTGCCACTGTCGTTTAAAGAATCATTGCTAGGTTTCTCAAAAACTATCCAAACAATTGATGGCAGAACCTTACCTTTGTCAAGAGTACAACCTGTTCAACCTTCGCAAACTTCTACATATCCTGGCCAAGGTATGCCAACCCCAAAGAACCCATCTCAGAGAGGTAATTTGATTGTAAAATATAAAGTGGACTATCCAATATCATTAAACGACGCTCAGAAACGTGCTATAGATGAAAATTTCTAA
- the SPO1 gene encoding putative carboxylic ester hydrolase (similar to Saccharomyces cerevisiae SPO1 (YNL012W); ancestral locus Anc_1.392): protein MRNFLVIFYALLKLGLAIAPFQVQCPSSPLIREAKYEICPEESVYLKKKEIKTKNRLIDFLKSLTEAKFNSKFYKRVLKDPPKLGIAISGGGYRSMLVGTGFITQMNDYGLFEYSDYIAGLSGGSWILMDLVVQNFEANSLLQEWDLEEDLLLGIPEFDISEEEIVTNARKEYKDDDIRMRKRQESTQITNFSKFYEQMEIFANSVEERSEDGRITKRNLNPLTRLKKIFFPNNTFTEADTKIETFKTVLDFYKNLHLKIKPKKIEGFQISFTDYWGKAIVQRLKKNFDDDPDHTFSFSKLVHSSKKFKEYSVPIPIFVANCKNGLLSNIIFEFTPFEFGSWDSMLRLFVKLPYLGSKIISGKAIKCVNNFDDLGFITATSSSIFNNVLIFIWNLASQSSREAVKALNMVMGIFGLGKEEIFSISKESSRLETDYAVYQPNPFYLYPEKDNVLTNKDHLYLVDGGEDGENIPLRTLVIPERKLDVIFVLDSSSDIDNYPNGSKLKKIFEKLDEENVHYQFPKNIRALTRPVVIGCNATKRSGHDSFLPIIVYHANAYHGYVSNTSTFKITYNQSEVNNMLLTGRKVFSNDYDPHYKNCLGCILTKRTMDRLPRKKKFSPFCLQCFKDYCYS, encoded by the exons ATGCGAAACTTCCTCGTTATCTTTTATGCTTTGTTGAAGCTAGGTTTAGCGATTGCTCCATTTCAGGTTCAATGTCCCAGCTCCCCACTTATTAGGGAGGCCAAA TATGAAATCTGTCCCGAAGAAAGCGTCTATCttaagaagaaggagattAAAACCAAGAATAGACTGATCGATTTTCTAAAATCCTTGACTGAAGCGAAATTTAACTCGAAATTTTATAAACGAGTGTTGAAAGATCCTCCAAAACTTGGGATTGCCATATCAGGTGGTGGTTATAGGTCCATGTTAGTGGGCACAGGATTTATTACCCAAATGAATGACTATGGCTTATTTGAGTATTCAGACTACATCGCCGGATTATCGGGTGGAAGCTGGATCTTGATGGATTTAGTAGTTCAGAATTTTGAAGCAAACTCTTTACTACAAGAATGGGACCTTGAAGAGGATCTTTTATTAGGCATACCAGAATTCGATATTTCCGAAGAGGAGATTGTTACCAATGCAAGGAAGGAGTATAAGGATGACGATATAAGAATGAGAAAACGTCAAGAGAGTACCCAAATTACGAacttttctaaattttATGAACAAATGGAAATTTTCGCGAATTCTGTCGAAGAACGCTCAGAAGATGGTAGGATAACAAAGAGAAACTTGAACCCATTAACAagactgaaaaaaatattctttccGAATAATACGTTTACTGAAGCTGATACGAAGATTGAAACCTTTAAAACAGTACTAGatttttacaaaaatttgcatttgaaaataaagcccaaaaaaatagaaggTTTCCAAATATCATTCACAGATTATTGGGGTAAAGCAATCGTtcaaagattgaaaaaaaatttcgaTGATGATCCTGATCAtacgttttctttttcgaaGCTTGTACATTCGtctaaaaaattcaaagagtACAGCGTACCCATCCCAATATTTGTTGCAAATTGCAAAAATGGCCTTCTTTCGAATATAATATTTGAATTTACACCCTTCGAATTCGGCTCTTGGGATAGTATGCTTAGACTTTTCGTCAAGCTGCCTTACCTAGGTTCAAAAATTATTTCTGGAAAGGCCATAAAATGTGTTAATAACTTTGACGATTTAGGTTTTATCACTGcaacatcttcttcaatattcaacAATGTACtgattttcatttggaACCTTGCCTCTCAATCTTCAAGAGAAGCTGTAAAGGCGTTAAACATGGTTATGGGAATTTTCGGGCTAGGCAAAGAGGAGATTTTTAGTATTTCGAAAGAGTCCTCTAGATTAGAGACAGACTATGCGGTATACCAGCCTAATCCCTTTTATCTTTATCCTGAAAAGGACAATGTTTTAACCAACAAAGATCATTTATACCTTGTAGACGGTGGTGAAGATGGTGAAAATATTCCACTTAGGACATTAGTTATTCCTGAAAGGAAATTAGACGTGATTTTTGTCCTGGATTCCAGCTCAGATATTGACAACTATCCAAATGGCTctaagttgaaaaaaattttcgaaAAGTTAGATGAGGAGAATGTTCATTATCAATTCCCCAAGAATATTAGGGCCCTCACTCGTCCCGTTGTTATAGGATGTAATGCCACTAAAAGATCCGGACATGATTCCTTTTTGCCAATTATAGTTTATCATGCCAACGCATATCATGGATACGTATCTAATACGTCAACATTTAAAATAACCTATAATCAGTCTGAGGTTAATAATATGTTACTTACTGGAAGGAAGGTGTTTAGCAATGACTATGATCCTCATTATAAAAACTGCTTGGGCTGTATATTAACTAAAAGAACAATGGACAGGCTCCCtaggaaaaagaaattctcGCCATTTTGCTTACAATGTTTTAAGGACTACTGTTACTCATAA